A part of Aegilops tauschii subsp. strangulata cultivar AL8/78 chromosome 2, Aet v6.0, whole genome shotgun sequence genomic DNA contains:
- the LOC109751460 gene encoding acetylserotonin O-methyltransferase 1-like: MTLKLLAEVSPQELLGALAELHNHMIGYVKCMSLRCAVDLGIPDAIHHRGGTATLAHIATDTKVHPAKVADLERVMELLTTSGIFTRGAGVGDAAVYGLTTACRILVGWRNLSPMVPFLVNPLAVSSFFSMPQWFRSEPMATAAGSLFELEHGCSQWEMVSKDAVFNDVLNHSMAADSQLFLEVVIMDKGRIFRGLGSLVDVGGGNGAGTKVIAKAFTRITCTVLDLPHVVGQAAGDGNLRFVAVLSEGGRERQQHESIPPADAVVLKQAIPARNAGGKVIIIDMVRGSALGVRKISEMEATQNVFMMYIFGVEQDESEWKRIFSDAGFNDNYKIMPILGPYSVIEIYP, from the exons ATGACGCTAAAGCTCTTGGCCGAAGTGAGCCCACAGGAGTTGCTCGGAGCTCTTGCGGAGCTCCATAACCACATGATCGGTTACGTCAAATGCATGTCGCTCAGGTGTGCCGTGGATCTAGGCATCCCGGACGCCATCCATCACCGTGGCGGCACCGCCACCCTCGCCCACATCGCCACAGACACAAAGGTACATCCGGCCAAGGTCGCCGACCTCGAGCGCGTAATGGAACTGCTGACCACTTCGGGCATCTTCACCAGAGGCGCCGGGGTTGGTGACGCCGCGGTGTACGGGCTAACCACGGCGTGCCGCATCCTCGTCGGCTGGCGCAACCTATCCCCCATGGTGCCCTTCCTTGTGAACCCTCTGGCCGTCTCCTCCTTCTTCAGCATGCCCCAGTGGTTCAGGAGCGAgcccatggccaccgccgccggcTCCCTCTTCGAGCTGGAACATGGTTGCTCCCAGTGGGAGATGGTGAGCAAGGATGCCGTCTTCAACGACGTCCTTAACCATTCCATGGCCGCAGATAGCCAGCTCTTCCTTGAGGTCGTTATAATGGACAAGGGCCGCATCTTCCGCGGCCTCGGCTCGCTGGTCGACGTTGGGGGCGGCAATGGCGCTGGCACCAAGGTAATCGCAAAGGCGTTCACGCGGATCACTTGCACCGTTCTAGACCTTCCACACGTCGTCGGACAGGCCGCCGGTGATGGCAACCTGCGTTTTGTGGCGG TCCTGAGTGAGGGAGGGAGAGAGCGGCAACAACATGAATCCATACCACCGGCCGATGCTGTCGTACTCAAG CAAGCCATCCCCGCTAGAAATGCTGGAGGAAAGGTGATAATCATAGATATGGTAAGAGGATCTGCGCTTGGTGTTAGGAAAATCAGCGAGATGGAAGCCACACAAAATGTGTTCATGATGTACATCTTCGGGGTGGAACAAGACGAAAGTGAATGGAAGAGGATCTTTTCTGATGCCGGATTCAATGACAATTACAAGATCATGCCAATATTGGGTCCCTACTCAGTAATTGAGATCTACCCTTGA